In one Conger conger chromosome 5, fConCon1.1, whole genome shotgun sequence genomic region, the following are encoded:
- the eif2b5 gene encoding translation initiation factor eIF-2B subunit epsilon: MAGRAGKQNRATSGAGNGNRKGAPDQEEEELPLQAVIVADSFNRRFFPITKDQPRALLPLANVAMIDYTLEFLTSTGVQETFVFCCWMSNKIKEHLLNSKWCRPTSPNTVHIITSDLYRSLGDVLRDVDAKTLVRSDFLLVYGDVVSNVDVTQALQEHRNRRKIDKNISVMTMIFKESSPGHKSRCEEDDVIVAMDSKTKRVLHYQKTHGLKRLQFPMNIFHSGSDEFEIRHDLLDCHISICSPQVAELFTDNFDYQTRNDFVRGILVNEEILGNQIHLYVTGDGYGARVSNLLMYDSVSSDMVRRWVYPLTPEANFTDQEGQGCTHSRRNVYRGTGVSLGHGSQMVENVLIGRETSIGANCHISNSVIGKNCIIGDNVVLDRAYIWNNVCIADDSEIRQSVLCDNVVVKERVKLDHQCVLAFNVVVGPDISLPEGTVVSMHNPDEEEEDDDDEFLSDDAEVSSSQAKTKLKAFSAAEVGAEGRGYIWRANSLAEAEEDELAQSLWGLELNPDPESDSESEASEGSHDLGSRGVSPELDDVKVFQTEVLGTLQRGMEENIGTDNLVLEINSLKYAYNITLKEVMQILTKVVLEYPFQQQGPQLTAPQYCTLLLPLLKKWAPVFKNYVKRAQDHLDCLGAMEEFFLEHEAYWGVMVKVLMNVYQLEILEEEAIMRWFSHGVTSDKSRLLRKNQGLLKFIQWLEEAEDESSEEEGGGP; this comes from the exons ATGGCTGGGAGAGCTGGAAAACAGAATCGTGCCACCTCTGGTGCTGGAAATGGCAACAGAAAAGGTGCTCCCGACCAGGAGGAAGAAGAGTTGCCGCTCCAGGCTGTCATTGTAGCTGACAGCTTCAATCGGAGATTTTTCCCCATCACAAAAGATCAGCCAAGA GCTCTTTTACCACTTGCTAATGTGGCCATGATTGACTACACCCTTGAGTTCCTCACTTCCACGGGGGTCCAGGagacttttgtgttttgttgctggatgtccaataaaataaaagagcACTTGTT GAATTCAAAATGGTGTCGTCCCACCTCCCCGAACACAGTCCACATCATCACTTCAGACCTGTACCGGTCCCTGGGCGATGTGCTTCGGGATGTAGATGCCAAAACCCTTGTGCGCTCAGACTTTCTCTTGGTCTATGGAGACGTGGTGTCAAATGTTGATGTCACCCAAGCTCTGCAAGAGCACAG GAATCGACGTAAGATTGACAAGAACATTTCTGTGATGACCATGATCTTCAAAGAGTCCTCCCCTGGTCACAAGTCCCGCTGTGAGGAGGATGATGTCATTGTTGCCATGGACAGCAAGACCAAACGTGTGCTTCATTACCAGAAGACTCACGGGCTGAAGAGGCTGCAGTTCCCCATG AATATATTCCACAGTGGGAGCGATGAGTTTGAAATTCGACATGACCTTCTTGACTGCCATATCAGCATCTGCTCGCCTCAG GTTGCAGAGCTGTTCACAGACAACTTTGACTACCAGACAAGAAATGACTTCGTACGTGGGATTCTGGTCAATGAAGAG ATCCTGGGGAACCAGATCCACCTCTACGTGACGGGAGATGGCTACGGGGCACGCGTGTCCAACCTGCTGATGTACGACTCGGTCTCCTCTGACATGGTCCGGCGCTGGGTGTACCCCCTCACCCCCGAGGCCAACTTCACTGACCAGGAGGGGCAGGGCTGCACCCACTCCCGCCGCAATGTCTACCGCGGCACCGGAGTCAGCCTGGGCCACGGCAGCCAGATGGTGGAGAACGTGCTGATTGGCCGGGAGACCAGCATTGGGGCCAACTGCCACATTTCAAACAGCGTCATTGGCAAAAACTGCATCATTG GGGACAATGTGGTTCTGGACAGGGCCTACATCTGGAACAACGTTTGTATTGCCGATGACTCTGAGATCAGGCAATCGGTCCTCTGTGACAACGTGGTGGTGAAGGAGAGGGTGAAGCTGGACCACCAGTGCGTGCTTGCATTTAAC GTGGTGGTTGGCCCAGACATCTCTCTTCCGGAAGGCACCGTGGTGTCCATGCACAACCccgatgaggaagaggaggacgatGATGACGAGTTCCTGAGCGATGATGCCGAAGTCAGCAGCAGCCAGGCAAAGACGAAACTCAAAG CCTTCAGTGCTGCAGAGGTTGGTGCGGAGGGCAGAGGCTACATTTGGAGGGCAAACAGCCTGGCCGAGGCAGAAGAAGATGAACTGGCACAGTCCCTGTGGG GGCTGGAGTTGAATCCTGACCCAGAGAGTGACAGCGAGAGTGAGGCCAGTGAGGGTTCGCATGACCTCGGCAGCCGTGGAGTATCGCCTGAGCTGGACGATGTCAAAG TGTTCCAAACAGAGGTACTGGGGACCTTACAGAGGGGAATGGAAGAGAACATTGGGACTGACAATCTGGTGCTGGAGATCAACTCTCTGAA ATATGCCTATAACATAACCCTGAAGGAAGTGATGCAGATCTTAACCAAGGTGGTGCTGGAGTACCCCTTCCAGCAACAGGGTCCCCAGCTGACAGCCCCTCAGTACTGCACTTTACTGCTACCG ctGTTGAAGAAATGGGCTCCTGTCTTCAAGAATTATGTCAAGCGAGCCCAAGATCACCTCGACTGCCTGGGAGCCATGGAGGAGTTCTTCCTGGAGCACGAGGCGTACTGGGGTGTCATGGTGAAA GTTTTGATGAACGTCTACCAGCTGGAAATCTTAGAGGAGGAAGCCATAATGCGCTGGTTCTCCCACGGGGTGACCTCGGATAAGAGCCGGCTTCTACGCAAGAACCAAGGG CTCTTAAAGTTCATCCAATGGTTAGAGGAAGCAGAGGATGAGTCatcagaggaagaggggggtggGCCGTGA
- the LOC133129233 gene encoding mitochondrial ubiquitin ligase activator of nfkb 1-A, whose amino-acid sequence MDGTSSQTMVLIGGSSCLFSYLFYSLYQSKKLEIEKIKEIPKYQPNEELLRRVKASPQRRLAYAAVEGSVQPDGNPLASQYIPRCFAVVQKVQVEETWEVWNQRSGTWYRRKMNSKESNNMVPFHLECPGAFTSKMAVKVQSPLEAVGPYLEQVHYRIKYAKDGLVDFVLNELVGEKPFCIEEKEEILRVGTTLTGFGEVVLQQGNVLILQPPTNGQPYLLFPTNYQGYLQSHQDTATMWKVFTAVCGIAGATLIFWALYREYQKYQRKRGRN is encoded by the exons ATGGATGGAACCAGCTCCCAAACCATGGTCTTAATAGGTGGTTCTAGTTGTTTATTTTCGTACCTGTTTTACAGCTTATACCAAAGTAAGAAACTGGAAATAGAAAAAATTAAG GAAATcccaaaatatcagcccaatgaAGAGTTGTTAAGAAGAGTAAAAGCGTCACCACAGAGGCGGTTGGCATATGCTGCAGTGGAAG gATCGGTACAGCCGGATGGTAACCCTTTGGCCAGTCAGTATATCCCACGATGCTTTGCCGTGGTACAGAAGGTGCAAGTGGAGGAGACTTGGGAAGTGTGGAATCAAAGATCGGGGACGTG GTATCGCAGGAAGATGAACTCAAAGGAATCAAATAACATGGTACCCTTCCACCTGGAGTGTCCAGGGGCCTTCACCAGCAAGATGGCAGTGAAGGTCCAATCACCCCTGGAGGCTGTGGGGCCTTACCTGGAGCAGGTGCACTATAGAATAAAGTACGCAAAGGATGGACTGGTGGACTTTGTGCTGAATGAGCTGGTGGGGGAGAAGCCATTTTGCAttgaggagaaggaggagattCTTCGCGTGGGGACCACATTGACAGGCTTTGGGGAGGTCGTCTTGCAGCAGGGCAACGTGCTAATACTGCAGCCCCCCACGAATGGACAGCCCTATCTCCTCTTCCCGACCAACTACCAAGGCTACCTGCAGTCGCACCAAGACACAGCCACTATGTGGAAAGTGTTTACAGCCGTCTGCGGCATTGCAGGAGCCACACTGATATTCTGGGCCCTCTACAGGGAGTACCAGAAATATCAAAGGAAGAGGGGTAGGAATTAG